The following coding sequences are from one Solea solea chromosome 11, fSolSol10.1, whole genome shotgun sequence window:
- the LOC131469147 gene encoding peptidase inhibitor 16-like, whose product MHQRSHSELQRVSTQRITQDGVFLRSSGPQSWGSSRCSLCPVGGAPLWACRLLLVLLLLPGAWSFLNEEQEELLVELHNHYRGQVSPSASAMLPLKWDPSLKLLAEGYAAKCVWNHNPELKDTGENLFAGTGSLDLREALEKWFLEHLYYDFNNNSCDEDKMCGHYTQMVWADTHRVGCAFHLCSTMEGLGWERVSFLVCNYYPPGNYDDVRPYVEGDWCSQCPENLHECENNLCVAEEEEEDEEDEDDLDDTTWGTFPPSPATSDQGDVVVPPPVTSGVTTTVSVDDPEVTPEPQTPPPLVHSTTEGEKNKAEEKKKEEEEEMKTKKKDEERKETVEKAVKERGSDIVRKNPKKPQQTTGAGSTTSPSLLLASLTALLALKL is encoded by the exons atgcaccagAGGAGCCACTCAGAGCTCCAGAGGGTCTCGACCCAAAGGATTACCCAGGACGGAGTTTTCTTGAGGAGCTCCGGACCCCAGAGTTGGGGGTCCTCGCGCTGCAGCCTCTGCCCAGTGGGGGGCGCTCCTCTGTGGGCATGCAGGCTGCTCCTGGTCCTCCTGCTGCTTCCAGGAGCCTGGAGCTTCCTGaacgaggagcaggaggagctgctggtggagcTTCACAACCACTACAGAGGACAGGTGTCGCCCAGCGCCTCCGCCATGCTGCCACTG AAATGGGACCCTAGCTTGAAGCTGTTAGCAGAAGGCTATGCGGCTAAATGTGTCTGGAACCACAACCCGGAGCTGAAGGACACCGGAGAGAACCTGTTCGCTGGAACCGGATCTCTGGACCTTCGAGAAGCTCTGGAGAAATGGTTCCTGG AACATCTGTATTatgactttaacaacaacagCTGTGACGAAGACAAGATGTGTGGACACtacacacag atggtgtgggcagacacacacagagtgggcTGTGCCTTTCATCTCTGCAGTACCATGGAGGGTCTAGGCTGGGAGAGAGTTTCCTTCCTCGTCTGTAACTATTACCCACC AGGAAACTACGATGACGTGCGTCCCTACGTTGAAGGAGACTGGTGTTCACAATGTCCTGAAAACCTGCACGAGTGTGAAAACAACCTCTGTG ttgctgaggaggaggaggaggacgaagaggatGAAGACGACCTGGACGACACAACATGGGGGACATTTCCTCCTTCTCCAGCGACGTCTGATCAGGGAGATGTCGTGGTTCCTCCTCCTGTAACATCTGGAGTCACCACCACCGTCTCTGTGGACGACCCTGAGGTCActcctgagccacagacaccgCCTCCTCTGGTCCACTCAACCACTGAGGGCGAGAAGAACAAggctgaggagaagaagaaggaggaggaggaggagatgaagacgaagaagaaggaCGAGGAGAGAAAGGAAACTGTAGAAAAGGCGGTcaaagaaagaggaagtgacATAGTGAGAAAAAATCCCAAGAAACCTCAACAAACAACGGGTGCTGGTTCAACAACGTCACCGTCGCTCCTGTTAGCATCTCTGACTGCGCTCCTCGCTCTGAAGCTGTga